One window of Phalacrocorax carbo chromosome 1, bPhaCar2.1, whole genome shotgun sequence genomic DNA carries:
- the IAPP gene encoding islet amyloid polypeptide encodes MCNLKLSVFFIALSVTLSCLEATPIEKLLSVADDLSDGTSKRQGWILPVMSRNTLSGLSEEMPEQPGAKTKSSHHLEKRKCNTATCVTQRLADFLVRSSNNIGAIYSPTNVGSNTYGKRDTVGLLSREPQNKAQL; translated from the exons ATGTGCAACCTAAAGCTGTCAGTTTTCTTCATTGCACTTTCTGTCACTCTGAGCTGTTTGGAAGCTACACCTATTGAGAA ATTACTGTCTGTGGCTGATGATCTATCTGACGGTACTTCCAAAAGACAAGGATGGATATTGCCAGTAATGTCACGGAATACACTCTCAGGACTTAGTGAGGAAATGCCAGAACAACCAGGAGCAAAGACAAAAAG TAGTCACCACCTAGAGAAACGGAAATGCAACACGGCTACGTGTGTGACACAACGCTTGGCTGACTTTTTAGTTCGTTCCAGCAACAACATCGGAGCAATTTATTCACCTACCAATGTGGGGTCTAACACATATGGAAAGAGGGACACAGTTGGGCTTTTAAGCAGAGAACCCCAAAACAAGGCACAGCTTTAG